In Flavobacterium gelatinilyticum, a genomic segment contains:
- a CDS encoding endonuclease has translation MKKNYFLFLLIFVTIGFAQIPSGYYSTATGTGYTLKTQLYNIIKGHTNNGYAGLYTTYLTSDVDSFYENDGTILDMYSENPSGTDPYNYTTGTTQRCGNYSAEGDCYNREHIIPQSVFNEQSPMVADAHFITPTDGKVNGMRSNYPHGNVSSATYTSQNGSRLGSSAVSGYSGTVFEPINAFKGDIARMYFYFATRYENTVSGYSFPMFDGSSSKVFTTAFLNMLLAWHAQDPVSPREIVRNNAIYARQNNRNPFIDHPEYVNQIWGGTSSGDSQAPTAPANLTLTAKTSNSVSISWNASTDNTAVTGYDIYANGVFKTTVSGLAATITGLTASTTYNINVYAKDAAGNTSASSNTLNVITNSGGTGGTATDLLFSEYIEGSGNNKALEIANNTGSSVNLSIYSIKKQTNGAGSWSTGLALSGILAAGSKFVIVNNSIASACFAKSSANISTTATELTFNGNDAVGLFKNGVLIDIIGTFNGGTANFAVDVTLRRKSTVTSPSTTFNLSAQWDSFSQDTCNNLGSKKVQTAVIEEEEVISESNEIVIYPNPSDGNFKVEFGHSDIPYSIEIFSFSGQKVFEKQNNTSSEVSIENILSGIYFIKVTKEEKTTFKRIIIN, from the coding sequence ATGAAAAAAAATTACTTTTTATTTTTATTGATATTTGTTACAATTGGTTTCGCTCAGATACCATCTGGTTATTACAGCACAGCAACGGGAACCGGTTATACTTTAAAAACTCAATTGTATAATATTATTAAAGGTCATACCAATAACGGTTACGCCGGACTATACACTACCTACTTAACTTCTGACGTTGACAGTTTTTATGAAAACGACGGAACCATTTTGGATATGTATTCTGAAAATCCATCAGGAACAGATCCTTATAATTATACAACCGGAACTACTCAAAGATGCGGTAATTATTCTGCTGAAGGAGATTGTTATAACAGAGAACATATCATTCCACAGTCGGTTTTTAACGAGCAGTCGCCAATGGTTGCCGATGCTCATTTTATAACTCCAACCGATGGAAAAGTAAACGGTATGCGTTCGAACTATCCGCACGGAAATGTAAGTTCAGCTACTTATACTTCTCAAAACGGGAGCAGATTAGGGTCAAGTGCTGTCTCCGGATATTCAGGAACGGTTTTCGAACCCATAAATGCTTTTAAAGGCGATATTGCCCGCATGTATTTTTACTTTGCTACAAGATACGAAAACACAGTTTCCGGCTATTCGTTTCCTATGTTTGACGGATCAAGCAGCAAAGTTTTTACAACTGCTTTCTTAAATATGCTGCTGGCGTGGCATGCGCAAGATCCTGTAAGCCCGAGGGAAATTGTCAGAAACAATGCTATTTATGCCCGCCAGAACAACCGAAACCCGTTTATTGATCATCCGGAATATGTAAATCAAATCTGGGGCGGTACTTCTTCCGGAGATTCTCAGGCACCAACTGCACCAGCTAATTTGACTTTAACAGCCAAAACTTCAAATTCTGTCAGCATTTCATGGAACGCTTCAACAGATAACACAGCTGTTACAGGTTATGATATTTATGCAAATGGTGTTTTTAAAACAACCGTTTCGGGATTAGCGGCAACTATTACAGGCTTAACAGCTTCTACAACTTACAATATAAATGTGTATGCAAAAGATGCCGCTGGAAATACTTCTGCATCGAGCAATACCTTAAATGTTATCACAAACAGCGGCGGCACCGGAGGCACTGCAACCGACTTACTTTTCTCTGAGTATATCGAAGGCTCAGGAAACAATAAAGCGCTCGAAATTGCAAACAACACCGGAAGTTCTGTTAACTTATCGATTTACAGCATCAAAAAACAAACCAACGGAGCAGGCTCCTGGAGCACTGGTCTGGCACTAAGCGGCATACTGGCGGCAGGAAGTAAATTTGTAATTGTAAACAATTCTATTGCATCAGCTTGTTTTGCAAAAAGCAGCGCCAATATTTCAACTACTGCAACCGAATTAACTTTTAACGGAAATGACGCTGTAGGTTTATTTAAAAACGGTGTTTTAATTGACATCATTGGAACTTTCAATGGCGGAACGGCCAATTTTGCAGTAGATGTTACTTTAAGAAGAAAATCAACCGTGACTTCTCCAAGCACTACTTTTAATTTAAGCGCACAATGGGATTCATTTTCACAAGATACCTGCAATAATCTGGGAAGCAAAAAAGTACAGACTGCGGTAATCGAGGAAGAAGAGGTTATATCAGAATCAAATGAAATCGTAATTTACCCAAATCCTTCTGATGGAAACTTCAAAGTTGAATTTGGACATTCTGATATTCCATATTCAATTGAAATTTTCTCATTCTCGGGACAGAAAGTTTTTGAAAAACAAAATAATACTTCTTCAGAAGTTTCGATAGAAAATATTTTATCCGGAATCTACTTTATTAAAGTTACCAAAGAAGAAAAAACAACGTTTAAAAGGATAATTATTAATTAA
- a CDS encoding chorismate-binding protein: MNAFFSKIKNHKEQNLPFVLYSKPNTSELVGILQKNNTLHTVSDYSEKGFVFASFDGKQLVLIPENESDILIAQNESTLFEPIEIDDSGFDPEAKFQYEYLVAQGVQAIKNEEFKKVVLSRSEEVPLAAFDYIETFRHLVQLYPATFCYCFFHPKIGLWMGATPEKLLKANGNVFETMALAGTQKDNPEKEIVWEQKEKDEQQYVTDFIVKRLKEFAASVVVSEPYSLKAGSIWHIKTDISGVLNENSTLEEVVDTLHPTPAVCGLPKKKAKVFIIENENYNRTFYTGFLGELNSTFAGDHASSDLFVNLRCMQIQDEKAILYMGCGITRESIPEKEWEESVNKSMTMKRVLKK, from the coding sequence ATGAATGCATTTTTCTCTAAAATTAAAAATCATAAAGAACAAAATTTACCTTTTGTGCTTTATTCAAAACCCAATACTTCTGAACTTGTTGGGATTTTACAAAAAAATAATACTTTACATACCGTTTCTGATTACAGCGAAAAAGGATTTGTTTTTGCTTCTTTTGATGGAAAACAGCTTGTTTTAATTCCCGAAAACGAATCGGATATACTGATTGCTCAAAACGAAAGTACTTTATTTGAACCAATTGAAATTGATGATTCTGGTTTTGATCCGGAAGCTAAATTTCAATATGAATATCTGGTAGCACAAGGCGTGCAGGCAATCAAAAATGAAGAATTCAAAAAAGTAGTTTTATCAAGAAGCGAAGAAGTGCCTTTGGCTGCGTTTGATTATATTGAAACGTTCCGTCACCTGGTACAGCTATATCCTGCGACTTTCTGCTATTGTTTCTTTCACCCAAAAATTGGATTGTGGATGGGAGCAACACCAGAAAAACTGCTGAAAGCAAACGGAAATGTTTTTGAAACCATGGCTTTGGCAGGAACGCAAAAAGATAATCCGGAAAAAGAAATCGTCTGGGAGCAAAAAGAAAAAGACGAACAGCAATACGTAACCGATTTTATTGTAAAACGATTAAAGGAATTTGCGGCTTCGGTTGTGGTTTCTGAACCTTATAGTTTAAAAGCTGGATCGATCTGGCATATCAAAACGGATATTTCGGGAGTTTTAAACGAAAATTCAACTTTAGAAGAAGTAGTAGATACTTTGCATCCAACGCCTGCAGTGTGCGGTCTGCCAAAGAAAAAAGCAAAAGTTTTTATTATAGAAAACGAAAATTACAACAGGACTTTCTACACTGGGTTTCTTGGAGAGCTCAACAGCACTTTTGCCGGAGATCATGCCAGTTCTGATTTATTTGTAAATTTACGCTGCATGCAGATTCAGGATGAAAAAGCGATTTTGTACATGGGCTGCGGAATTACCAGAGAAAGTATTCCGGAAAAAGAATGGGAGGAAAGCGTCAATAAATCAATGACGATGAAAAGAGTTTTAAAAAAATAG
- a CDS encoding PaaI family thioesterase, with translation MNYTKEQILARCNEFSKNTLMETLKIEYIDAGEDFLTAKMPVNPSVHQPMGLLHGGASVALAESVGSAASFFFINPKEQEVRGIEISANHLRSIREGYVFGTARIIHKGRSLHLWEIKITDEEGNLVSLCKLTNMVLERKKSE, from the coding sequence ATGAATTATACAAAAGAGCAGATTTTGGCGCGCTGTAATGAGTTTTCTAAAAACACATTAATGGAAACGCTCAAAATAGAATATATCGACGCCGGAGAAGATTTTTTAACTGCAAAAATGCCCGTAAATCCAAGTGTTCATCAGCCTATGGGATTACTCCACGGCGGAGCTTCGGTTGCTTTGGCCGAGAGTGTGGGCAGTGCCGCTTCTTTCTTTTTTATCAATCCGAAAGAGCAGGAGGTACGTGGTATTGAAATTTCGGCAAATCACTTAAGAAGTATTCGTGAAGGTTATGTTTTTGGCACAGCCAGAATTATTCACAAAGGCAGAAGTCTACATCTTTGGGAGATCAAAATTACCGATGAAGAAGGTAATCTTGTTTCGCTTTGTAAACTGACGAATATGGTTTTGGAGAGAAAGAAAAGTGAGTAA
- a CDS encoding DUF535 family protein — translation MLEKKQDNFNRNYSIESNIITANTKQISVISVMKESWLQASASFAEERKSYRLKQQLKSLFGALTNPYFTCKWYQILKSPDFLFITAYRRRIYLKPYRVYMSIKWTKKQKTKVICDTYKFIMSKNETFKKVISSNKAATIANFRLNDEIQASITLGYDERFRKEGELVFSFSSDQLGGRIVSAAFSFEEISPKQWICRIGCVQGNKNTENESKTAQKLLNGLRPKSLIIFAVQEFSRQLGCVNIYGAGDSIHAYRQKHAIHLPWRHTINFDYDIIWNESGGHPNDDGWFELPLSPVRKSMEDLKSHKRALYRRRYVQMDEIAAQIEASAKKLL, via the coding sequence ATGTTAGAAAAAAAACAAGATAATTTTAATAGAAATTATTCAATAGAATCAAACATCATTACTGCAAATACAAAACAAATTTCTGTTATTTCTGTAATGAAAGAAAGCTGGCTGCAGGCTTCTGCTTCGTTTGCAGAAGAAAGAAAAAGCTATCGGTTAAAACAACAATTAAAGAGTCTTTTTGGAGCTCTTACCAATCCGTACTTTACTTGTAAGTGGTATCAAATTTTAAAATCTCCTGACTTTTTATTTATAACAGCGTATCGCAGGAGAATTTATTTAAAACCCTACAGAGTCTATATGTCCATTAAATGGACAAAAAAGCAAAAAACAAAAGTTATTTGTGATACTTATAAATTTATTATGAGTAAAAACGAAACATTCAAAAAGGTAATCAGCAGCAATAAGGCAGCAACAATAGCTAATTTCAGGCTTAATGACGAAATACAAGCCTCTATTACTTTGGGCTATGACGAAAGATTCCGTAAAGAAGGTGAACTGGTTTTTTCTTTTTCAAGCGATCAGCTGGGAGGCAGGATTGTATCTGCCGCTTTCTCATTTGAAGAAATCTCCCCAAAACAATGGATTTGCAGAATTGGCTGTGTTCAGGGAAATAAAAACACCGAAAACGAATCCAAAACAGCACAAAAACTATTAAATGGGCTTCGTCCAAAATCACTCATCATTTTCGCTGTTCAGGAATTTTCCAGACAACTTGGATGTGTGAATATTTATGGCGCAGGAGATTCTATTCATGCCTATCGTCAAAAACATGCCATTCATCTTCCGTGGCGTCATACCATAAATTTCGATTATGATATTATTTGGAATGAATCAGGCGGACATCCAAATGATGACGGCTGGTTTGAACTTCCACTTAGTCCGGTGCGAAAATCAATGGAAGATCTCAAATCTCACAAACGGGCATTATATCGAAGAAGATATGTTCAAATGGATGAAATAGCTGCGCAAATCGAAGCTTCTGCAAAAAAATTATTGTAA
- the bshB1 gene encoding bacillithiol biosynthesis deacetylase BshB1: protein MKLDILAFGAHPDDVELGCAGTILKEVSLGKKVGIVDLTRGELGTRGSAEIRDEEAKAAADILGVVVRENLRMRDGFFVNDEKHQLEVIKMIRKYKPEIVLCNAIDDRHIDHGKGSKLVSDACFLSGLMKIETSIDGEQQEAWRPKVVYHYIQWKNIEPDFVVDITGFEEKKIEAILAYKTQFYDPNSDEPATPITSKNFLESLNYRAQDLGRLVGKDFAEGFTVERCLAVNSLGNLI from the coding sequence ATGAAATTAGATATATTAGCCTTTGGGGCGCATCCGGACGATGTAGAATTAGGTTGTGCCGGAACAATTTTAAAAGAAGTTTCCCTTGGAAAAAAAGTAGGCATTGTAGATTTGACACGTGGCGAGTTAGGAACGCGTGGTTCGGCTGAAATTCGTGATGAGGAGGCAAAAGCTGCAGCAGACATTTTAGGGGTTGTAGTACGTGAAAACTTGCGTATGCGTGACGGATTTTTTGTAAATGATGAAAAACATCAGCTGGAAGTTATAAAGATGATTCGAAAATATAAGCCTGAGATTGTATTGTGTAATGCGATAGATGATCGTCATATTGATCACGGGAAAGGAAGTAAGCTGGTTTCGGATGCCTGCTTTTTATCTGGGTTGATGAAAATTGAAACTTCTATAGATGGAGAACAACAGGAAGCGTGGAGACCAAAGGTGGTGTATCATTATATTCAGTGGAAAAATATAGAACCTGACTTTGTAGTAGATATTACAGGATTTGAAGAAAAGAAAATAGAAGCGATCCTGGCTTATAAAACTCAGTTTTATGATCCAAATTCAGATGAACCTGCAACGCCAATTACGAGTAAAAACTTTTTAGAAAGCTTAAATTATCGTGCGCAGGACTTAGGAAGACTTGTTGGTAAAGATTTTGCCGAAGGTTTTACAGTAGAAAGATGTTTGGCAGTCAATAGCTTAGGAAATTTGATTTAA
- the ypfJ gene encoding KPN_02809 family neutral zinc metallopeptidase translates to MKWQGRRQSDNVEDRRGVSGGKIAVGGGIIGIIILLLNVFGGENAQLITPILEQMQGSQPQTETAAPLSKEDEEMGNFVRVVLADNEDIWGKIFAEHGMTYKQPKLVLFRGSVQTACGGASSASGPFYCPGDQKVYMDLGFFEELKTKFGAKGGDFAIAYVIAHEIGHHVQTLLGTSEKMRRDQQGKSKAAANKLSVALELQADFYAGVWAHYNQENLDADDIDEALSAANAVGDDAIQSKMQGQVVPDSFTHGSSEQRMYWFKKGYKTGDIKEGTTFEEIR, encoded by the coding sequence ATGAAATGGCAAGGAAGAAGACAAAGTGATAATGTAGAAGACCGAAGAGGAGTTTCTGGCGGCAAAATAGCTGTAGGAGGCGGTATTATTGGTATCATTATTTTATTGCTCAATGTTTTTGGAGGAGAAAATGCACAGCTTATTACGCCTATTTTAGAACAAATGCAGGGCTCACAGCCTCAGACTGAAACAGCTGCACCTTTAAGCAAAGAAGACGAAGAAATGGGGAATTTTGTCAGAGTAGTTTTAGCTGATAACGAAGACATTTGGGGAAAAATATTTGCCGAACATGGAATGACATATAAACAGCCAAAATTGGTTCTTTTTAGAGGTTCTGTACAAACTGCCTGTGGCGGCGCATCGTCGGCATCGGGACCATTTTATTGTCCGGGAGATCAAAAGGTATATATGGATTTAGGTTTCTTTGAAGAGCTTAAAACTAAATTTGGTGCAAAAGGCGGCGACTTTGCCATTGCGTATGTTATAGCACACGAAATAGGACATCATGTTCAGACCTTATTAGGCACATCAGAAAAAATGCGTCGCGATCAGCAGGGAAAAAGTAAAGCAGCGGCAAACAAACTTTCTGTAGCCCTAGAGCTTCAGGCGGATTTTTACGCAGGAGTCTGGGCTCATTACAATCAGGAAAATTTAGATGCTGACGATATTGACGAAGCTCTTAGTGCAGCCAATGCTGTAGGAGATGACGCGATTCAAAGCAAAATGCAGGGACAGGTCGTTCCCGATTCTTTCACACACGGATCATCAGAACAAAGAATGTACTGGTTTAAAAAAGGATACAAAACCGGCGACATCAAAGAAGGAACTACATTTGAAGAAATCAGATAA